The DNA region GAAAGCCTCTGATGCGGATTCGGCCATTACGGCCCTGGAGGAAGCGCTAAAGATAGATTTTGAGAACCCTGAGGTGGTATACGCCCTGAAGTGCATACAATGGTGGCTGGACCGTATCAGGGTCACCGAAGATTCGACGCTATTAAAGCAAAGCGATACCTATGCCAGGGGGGATTTCATCCTTTCTCAATGGGACGCCTTTTATAGTTTTCTGGATCGTATGGGGAATTCAGATGCTAGGGTATACGATCCCTGTCACTATGCGATAAAGCGGTTTGTTTTTTCCACCGCCCTGCAATCCTTCGAGGATATCCTGGGGGACGGGAAAAACCGGCATGATCCGGGGCTGCTCTTACTGGTAGGCCGCTGTTACAAGGGGGTGGGGAACTACGAAGAGGCCCTGAAATACCTGGAACAGGCGGTAAAGTTCAAAAGGGAGGACGGGGGGGCCCTGTCGGAACTGGCGGATGTAAATGCCCTGATGGAGGAAACCCGAAGCGCCAAGGCGCTGTTCCGGGAGGCATTTTTTATGGATGCCCAGAAGGTGGATCTCCGGTCCATGGAATCAGAGATGATACTCAGGCTGACCGACAGGGTGAAAGAACTGGGGTATAAAGGCAGGGAGCTTCTGGAATGGATACCCATTTACGGATGCTTGTACGGCATATTTTCGGTCAAGCGGGAATTAAAGCAGGTTGAACTGGGGCGCTTAAAACAATCCATATTCGCCCTGGAAAACACTGTCCGGGGGGGTCACGAGGATCTGAGCCTGCTCACCCCCCGGCTGATTAACCGGTATTTTTGGTTAATCGATCACTTTGAAAATATTCAGGAAGATCCCGGGAAGATTGAAGAGACCTTACTGAAAATTAAAATTATAGACCCGGCCATATACGAACGGTATATGGGTTAGTTTGAGAAGCATGTTAATGCGAGGAGTTACGAGATGTCTGAAGCTCTCCTGAAAAATGTACAGGAAATGCTGAACGAGGAGAAATGGACCAGAGCCACCCTCAGCAATTATTCTACCAACCAGTTTAAAGAGCTGGATGTTCTTTTACAGGAAGCCCGGGATGCGCGGGCCTACGATGAATTAAAGAAACTCTGCGATGAGCACCTGGTGCATACCAAAAACAGTATCATTGCCCTCTATCTTTCCGGGATGATCGCCCTCTCCCGGCAGCTCATCGACGATTCCGCCCTGATCAACCTGGTTACTATTTTTGTGGATAACCACAAGTGGAACATCGTAAAGTATCTCTGCGAACGGATCCTGGATCACGGGGAATCGAAGTTCGCCCTCCGCACCCTTTCGGAATGCTACAAAAACGACAACGAGGAAGAGGCAATTTACGGCATCTGGGAACGGCTGGTCAAGGTAGACTATGAAGAAGCGGACCTGGCCAAGTCCCTGGCGGAGTATTACGAAAAGCAGGCCAGGCTGGAAGAGGCGGTGGACTTTTACAAAAAAGCCCTGCACAGGTATATCAACAAGGGCCTCTTTACCAATGTCCGGGAAATCTGGACCAAGCTTATTGAGTACTGCAAGGACGACATCGACTTTTTCCTCCATGTACAGAAGAAGATCGCCAAAAATATCAGCAAAGAAAAAGCAGTACTTCTGCTCAACGATGTATATGTGTTCTGCAAAGCCAAGGATGATATTGATACGGCCATCAGTATCTGTAAAATAATTCTCGAGTATGATGAAAGGGACGAACCGGCCCGCAAGGAAATTACCGAATGTTTCCGGAAGAAGTACGCCGATCACAGCCAGCTGGAGGAATACATACGGATCTCCAACCTGGCCACCAAGTACCGGAACGTCCACGAGGCCATTACGGATTTTGAAAAGCACATCGCCTTTGACAAGGGGAACTATGTGTTTCACCGGACCTGGGGGATCGGGCGCATTGCCAAGGTCCAGGGGGATGAGATCGTCATCGACTTTGCGAAAAAGCGGGAACATTCCATGGGGCTGAAAATGGCAGTAAATGCCCTGCAAACCATATCCAAGAACCATATCTGGGTTCTCAAAGCCACCAAGAAAAAAGATGAACTCCATGACAAGGTCAAAGATGATCCGGAATGGGCTTTAAAAACGGTGATCAAAAGTTTTAACAATACCTGTGATATCAAGCGGATCAAAGCAGAATTTGTGCCCGCCATTCTTTCCGCCGGCGAATGGACCACCTGGAGTTCCAAGGCCCGGGATATCCTCAAGGCCAATACCAGCTTCGGGGTAAGCCCGGATAACATTGATACTTTTACTGTCCGGGACCGGCCCATCAGTATCGAGGAAAAACTCTACAACGAATTCAAGGCAGAGCGTAATTTCTTTGATCGGGTAGCAACCATACGAAGCTATGTGGCACAGAAGGACGTGGAGCTGGATTCCGAGTATTTTACCGAGATGTTCGCCTACTTCACAGGATATCTGCGTTCGAAAAACCAGCTTACCGAGCAGGTAGCTTCATACATTTTGGTAAAGGACTTGATCGGACGCTACCCCCATCTGGGCACAGGGCTGTCCCTTAATTTTCCTGAAGTTTTTGAAGAGATCGATGATGTGCCCAGCCTGTTTTTAAACCTCAAGGATGCAAAGTTAAAAGAAGAATTTCTCCACCACATTCAGCTTTTTGTGCCCTCCTGGCCTGAGATCTACATCAAACTTTTTCCCTTTGCCCTTTCTGCGTCTATCATTAACAGCCTGAAAAAGGAAGGCTACGAGGATCAACTGGTAGCCATGACCCAATATTGTTTTGAAAGCTACCGGGATCACCGGGAAGCCCGGGATGCGGCGGTATGGATACTGAAAAACCTCAAGAGCGAACCCTGGTTTGAAAGAACCGGCCTCACCGAGGAACGGCAGCTCATCGTTCTGATTCATATTCTCAATGTCAGTTACCGGGAAATTGAAAATCACCGGGAAACCACGGAGAACCGGAAAACCAACAAACAGGTTTATACCATACTTTTCAAGGATGAGGTGCTGATCAACTTTATTGAACAGGGCGATCCGGACACCATTACCCGTATTTACACCCTCATTGATGATGTAAAGGATCTGGACCCGGCGGATAAGCTGAACTTAAAAAACCGGATTATACAGAAATATCCCCAGTTCAAATTTCTTGGGGACACAGAAAAAACCGTCACTTCCCGGGGGCTCCTGGTTACCATGGGGATGTACGAGGAAAAACAGCGGCAGCTGGTCCATATCATGGACGTGGAAGTCCCGGCAAACTCAAAGGAAATCGCCTTTGCCCTTTCCCTGGGGGACCTGCGGGAGAATGCGGAATACAAGGCGGCCAAGGAAAAACAGGATATCCTCAACTCCACGGTAGCAAAACTGAAGGACGAAATCGAACGGGCTCAGCTTTTTGATCCACAAACGATAAACGCCAACCGGGTATCCTTTGGTACCAAGGTAACCCTGGACAACGAATCTAACGGTGCAAAGGAAGAGTACACCATCCTGGGACCCTGGGAGTCTGATCCTGAAAACAAGATCATCTCCTACCTTTCCCCCTTCGGCAACGCTATCCTGAATAAAAAGGTGGGCGAAAAATTCAATTTTGCTATCAATGACGAGAAGATTGCTTATACGGTCAAGGAGATATCCGCAGTTTCATTCTAATCGGAAAGAGCAGCGGCGCCTAAGGGCAGCCTACCCGCTCAGCCCCATCTTTTCCAAGGTGGCGTGGGCTTTGCGGGAAAGGCTGCCATTTTTTTCGTCCAGGTATTCCCGTACCGTATCCGCCAGGGAGCGGAAATCGTTGTTTGCCACCATGTCCATGGCATAGGCTTTCTCCACCACCCCGCCTGAGAAAAAAAAGCGCTTGGCCAGATCCTCCAGAACCGGGGTTTTTGCCATACCCAGGACCCGGAGGAAACCGTTGTACAAGGGGGTCTGGTTTTTCCGTTTTGCCTCGTCCAGTTCTTCTATCAGCTTGGCTGTATAGGCATCAGCCTTATTCTGTATCAGCATTTCTGCGGACAGGAGCCGGACCCGGTCGGCATTTTTCCGTTCCGAAAAAAGAGACGAAAGTATGTCCAGGGCCTCGGGATTTGCTATGGTCCCCAGGGCTTTGATAGCCTCATCCTTTACTGCGGGGACATCATCCCGCTCCGCCCGGTACCGCAGGTAGGGGACGGCTTCCACAAAGCGGCGATCCCGGGCGGCCTGGGCGGCGGCCATGCGGGTGCGGTAATAGGAATCACGGAAGGCTTCGATGATCGCGTTGTCCACTTCGGACCCTTTAAAGGGTCCCAGGGCGGCCACTGCGGTGGAACGCACATTGGGGTCCGCGGATTCCACCGAAAGGAGCACCGCATCCAGCCCGTCGGAGTCGCCAATTTTGGCCAGTGCTTCCAGGGCGGACATACGGAGCGGGGCCCGTTCATCGTTGTTCTCCGCAATCTCCCGCAGCAGGGGAAGCCCCGCCGGGGACTTCACATCCCCCAGGGCGACGATGATCTCCCGGCGGTTTTCATCCCCCGGGCTGCGGTTATTGTAAAAATCAATGAGATACCTGGCCAGCTCGGCGGCATCTTCCTTGGGCCGGCGAGAGGCCGCTACTTGCGATGCAGTTTCCTGCTTATCTTGTGACGCAGTTCCCCGCGCATCTTGCAACGAAGTTTCCCGCGCAGTATTAGTGTGCTCAGGAATACTGCCGCCGGTTTCATCACCCTCCCCTTCCTCGCCATTCCCAGGATCCGTCCCGGCCAGCGACTCAGTTTGCGGGACCGGTTCAGGGGCCGCGACCGCGGCTTGCTGTTTCCCGGGATCACCTGCGGGCATATTGCCCCCGATAAGGCCCAGGGCTTTTATGCAGGCGCTCATGAAGGGCCGTTCCTCCGAATCGAGAAGCTCCTGAATATAGGGCGCCGCGTCGGTGGACTTTATATTACCCAGGTAGGTGACTGCTGCCAGAACCGTGTCATTGGCCTCCTCATCCCGTTCCTCAATGGCCTTAAGCGCCCGATCCTCCAGGCCGGCCTGGGCCCGGTCACCAAAAAAGGAAAATACCCCTGAAAGAATATTCCGGTTCCGGGTGTTCCGGGCCACGGTGATAAGCTCCTTGTCCAGGCTAAGGTCGTTTTCGTTTTTCAGGGCCTGGATCAGGGAGGCGATTTCCGTTTCTGTGCCATAGCGAATAGTATCCAGGCGCCGGGCGCTGTCCAATGCCGCGGCCGCGGCCACAGCTTTCGCAGTAGCTGCGGCATCAGGGGCATCCTGGGGGAAAACCGACAAGGCCGGCCACAGGAATATGCCGCATAAAACAGTAATACAAAAAAATTTCATTCACCCATCCCGGGAAGTTCCGTGTATTGTTTCAAAAAATCCTCTTTAAACTGAAGAAAGCGGTTTTCCTCTATGGCCCTGCGGGCATCGGTGACCAGACTGTGGAGGAAATACAGGTTATGATAAGAAGCCAGCATGGAGCAGAGTATCTCCTGGGTTTTAAAAAGATGCCGCATATAAGCCCGGCTGTATTCCCGGCAGACCTTGCAAGTGCATTGGGGATCCAGGGGACTAAAGTCAAATTCCCGGTCCGCCCTCTTGATGGAAATATCCCCCCGCCGGGTAAACACCCGCCCGGTGCGGCCGGTCCTGGTAGGAAGCACACAGTCAAACATATCGATCCCCTGCTCAATGGCCTCAAGTATATACTGGGGGGTCCCTATACCCATAACATACCGGGGTTTCTCCCGAGGCAGAAGGGCGGCGGTATAGGCCAGGTATTCCTGAAAAACATCCCCCTCTTCTCCCACTGACAAACCCCCAATGGCAATCCCCGGAGTATCCGCCTCAGCTGCCAGGGCGGCGCTCCGCTCCCGGAGCTCCTTGAAAAAATTCCCCTGAACTATGGCAAACAATTTGCCTTCATACCCATTATCGGCCTTTTCCACCCAGGTCTGCTTAGCCCGTTTCAGCCAATCTGCGGTAATACCCAGGGCATTTTCCGCTTCCTTATAGGATACGCCCCACTTAGTGCAGACATCAAGCTGCATCTGTATATCGCTCCCCAGAAGCGTCTGAATCTCCACCACCCCCTCAGGGCTGAGCAGATGGGTGGAACCATCCAGGTGGGAGCGGAATTCCACCCCCTGATCCCGGATCTTTCTGAACGGGGCCAGGGAAAAAACCTGGAAACCCCCGGAATCGGTGAGTATATTCCGCTGCCAATTCATAAAAGGGTGGAGCCCCTTGGCGGCGGAAATGACCTCCAGACCGGGCCGGAGGTACAGGTGGTAGGTATTGGAAAGGATGATCTCAAAGCCTATGGCGCTAAGGTCATCCACGGTGATGGCCTTTACAGTCCCGTTGGTCCCCACGGGCATGAAGACCGGGGTACTCACCGGACCATGGGGCAATGCCAAAATTCCCGTCCGGGCTGAACAGGAAGTATCGCTGTGGTGGATGGTAAAAAAGGGTTCCAAACTATTTTAACTATACCCTGGAAAAACGTTTATGTCAAACTTTGTGGAGAATATCTAGGGACCCTATGAATCGTATATAATTCTTGCATAGGGCTTGATCTTCCTTAGTATTTTACATATTACTATAGTAATATAAATATGTCATTCGGTAATATAAGACTTTGTCAAATCAGTATTGCCATGATATTCTGTGGTTTGGATTGCTTACCAAGCAGGGGATAATTTTGGATATAGAACGCAACAATGAAACAAAACAAATGCTTATAAGCACCGCCTTGAAGCTGTTTAAGATATCGGGCTATGAAAAGGTAACGATAAACCAGATATGTACCGAGGTTGGCATAGCCAAAAACACCTTTTACTATTACTTTAATTCCAAGGAAGACCTGCTGGAAGCGTCAGTAGGGGCGGTCCAGAACATGACCGTGACCAATCTTACGGAAATTCTCCTCTCCGGGGATGCCTATTTTGAGCAATTTTGGCAGATACAAAAGCCCATCTACGACTTTGTGACTGAGAGCGGCATAGGTATTTCCCAGCAATTTTTAATCCTCCGACCGGAAAAACGCCAGGAATTACTGCATGTATTGGACGAATTTTATGCGGTTATGGGTACCGTTTTGCAAAAAGCCCAGGAAACCGGGGAAATACGGAACAGTTCAAGCCCCCAGGAGCTCATCGCCGTAACCCGACTGCTCTTTGTGGGTATCATATCCCTCTGGACCTCCTTTAAGGGCGGCTTTGAATTTACTGATGCCATGCGGGCAGCCCTGGAAGCCAGCCTTGATCTCCGCACTGATATGCGAAAAACCTCCCAGGAGTCTATTATCAAGCTTCCTTTTTGAAGGGAAAAAAGGCGAAATAGGAAAAAACCTTGACACTTTTATATTACCATGGTAATATAATTTCGTATTATGGTAATATAAGGAGTTTTATTAATGAAGAAATTATGGATGGTTTTGATTGGGGGCATACTGTTATGTTCCACGGTTTCTGCAATGACTACTTTTGAATCAACAACCTCGTCCTAAAGACTCCCCCGCGAAAGCGGGTTCTTAGGTATGTTGTTCTTATAAGGTATTTGTATTCGGGGTTTAATACCCTTTAAAACGCCCTAAAAGGCGGGGTATTAAACCCCTCAACACGAATAAAAAAGGAGATAATTCAATGAAAATGACAAAATTAGCCCATTTTTTTGTCCCCCTGACAGCGGTTTTGACCCTGTTTGCGGCATGTTACCAGGAAGTTGAAGTGGATGATTACTCGCCGGGCAGTCTGGCGCGGATTGCAGGGGCGTACAATTTCCGTGATGTGGGTGGATATACAACATTTAATAATACGTTATTTGCCGGACAAATACTACAAGCATATCAAGAATCCGGTGAAGCGCTGGGCGCTTTTCAAGCAGCGATTCAAGTGGAAGCGCCTAAGCTTGCAACCGTTGATGCGCTTACAGCGGCAGGAGCTATACAAACAGCATGGACGGCGCTAAAAAATGCGTTGCCAAGTTATGAACAAACACTTGGTGCTTTGAATTTGGTGACTGATTTGGTCGACAATCCTAGCAATCCTGACAATGTTAGTAATATTGCGCTGAAACTTGGTACCATCGCCGGGCAGGAGTGGGGAAAAGTGCAGGCAGCTTTTCCTGAACCTGAATATGGCTTGTCCGCTATTACGGCTACCGACAGAGCCGCTATTTCCGCGGCGCTTGGCAAGGTTGCCGCAAACATGAATCCCAAGCGCATAAAACGCGGGGTTCTCTACCGTTCAGGGGACCTGAGCCGCCTTACAGACCGGGACATAAAATATATTGGGGGATTGGGCATACAAGCGGTTATTGATTTTAGAGGGATTACGCCGCAATCAGGGAACCGTGCTGCGGAAAGATCCGGAGAGGACCTTGACAGAGTAATCCCTGGCGCATTGATGGGCCAGGACCTTGACCCGTATCCTATTACTGATTATCCCAAAGTTGGCGCAGCCATATCCACCGGTCTTGAAGGCAAATTCGGTAACCGCTTTGCCATCGAAGAAGGCGTTATAGGAAGCATGGCAGAGTATCTTGGCCCTGACAAAGCATCTGTTAACACTGCGCAGGTGATGATAGACGGATACAGAAACTTCATGGAAAAAGAGGCAAAACTCACCAGCGATATATCAGCCTTTGGAGGATCAAAGCCTTACGAAGCATCCGGCAGACAGCAGATGCATAACTTTTTTATGTATTTGATTTATAAAGACGGCGCTCCTAACGATAGCGACCCGGCTAATTTCCGAAATGCCCCTGTTCCGGTAATAGCCCATTGCTCTGCGGGCAAAGACCGTACCGGCATTGCCACGGCTCTTTTTTACAGCGCCTTGGGTATTCCGCGGGAAACAATAATTTCTGATTATATGTTGAGCGCGCAATATGTTGCCGAAAAATACACGCCTGTTGTAAATGTTCTTGGCGCACAACTGGAGCCCCT from Treponema primitia ZAS-2 includes:
- a CDS encoding tetratricopeptide repeat protein, which encodes MPVFIQAMNEEQSVQRLIQKAYENLKASDADSAITALEEALKIDFENPEVVYALKCIQWWLDRIRVTEDSTLLKQSDTYARGDFILSQWDAFYSFLDRMGNSDARVYDPCHYAIKRFVFSTALQSFEDILGDGKNRHDPGLLLLVGRCYKGVGNYEEALKYLEQAVKFKREDGGALSELADVNALMEETRSAKALFREAFFMDAQKVDLRSMESEMILRLTDRVKELGYKGRELLEWIPIYGCLYGIFSVKRELKQVELGRLKQSIFALENTVRGGHEDLSLLTPRLINRYFWLIDHFENIQEDPGKIEETLLKIKIIDPAIYERYMG
- the greA gene encoding transcription elongation factor GreA, producing the protein MSEALLKNVQEMLNEEKWTRATLSNYSTNQFKELDVLLQEARDARAYDELKKLCDEHLVHTKNSIIALYLSGMIALSRQLIDDSALINLVTIFVDNHKWNIVKYLCERILDHGESKFALRTLSECYKNDNEEEAIYGIWERLVKVDYEEADLAKSLAEYYEKQARLEEAVDFYKKALHRYINKGLFTNVREIWTKLIEYCKDDIDFFLHVQKKIAKNISKEKAVLLLNDVYVFCKAKDDIDTAISICKIILEYDERDEPARKEITECFRKKYADHSQLEEYIRISNLATKYRNVHEAITDFEKHIAFDKGNYVFHRTWGIGRIAKVQGDEIVIDFAKKREHSMGLKMAVNALQTISKNHIWVLKATKKKDELHDKVKDDPEWALKTVIKSFNNTCDIKRIKAEFVPAILSAGEWTTWSSKARDILKANTSFGVSPDNIDTFTVRDRPISIEEKLYNEFKAERNFFDRVATIRSYVAQKDVELDSEYFTEMFAYFTGYLRSKNQLTEQVASYILVKDLIGRYPHLGTGLSLNFPEVFEEIDDVPSLFLNLKDAKLKEEFLHHIQLFVPSWPEIYIKLFPFALSASIINSLKKEGYEDQLVAMTQYCFESYRDHREARDAAVWILKNLKSEPWFERTGLTEERQLIVLIHILNVSYREIENHRETTENRKTNKQVYTILFKDEVLINFIEQGDPDTITRIYTLIDDVKDLDPADKLNLKNRIIQKYPQFKFLGDTEKTVTSRGLLVTMGMYEEKQRQLVHIMDVEVPANSKEIAFALSLGDLRENAEYKAAKEKQDILNSTVAKLKDEIERAQLFDPQTINANRVSFGTKVTLDNESNGAKEEYTILGPWESDPENKIISYLSPFGNAILNKKVGEKFNFAINDEKIAYTVKEISAVSF
- a CDS encoding HEAT repeat domain-containing protein, whose protein sequence is MKFFCITVLCGIFLWPALSVFPQDAPDAAATAKAVAAAAALDSARRLDTIRYGTETEIASLIQALKNENDLSLDKELITVARNTRNRNILSGVFSFFGDRAQAGLEDRALKAIEERDEEANDTVLAAVTYLGNIKSTDAAPYIQELLDSEERPFMSACIKALGLIGGNMPAGDPGKQQAAVAAPEPVPQTESLAGTDPGNGEEGEGDETGGSIPEHTNTARETSLQDARGTASQDKQETASQVAASRRPKEDAAELARYLIDFYNNRSPGDENRREIIVALGDVKSPAGLPLLREIAENNDERAPLRMSALEALAKIGDSDGLDAVLLSVESADPNVRSTAVAALGPFKGSEVDNAIIEAFRDSYYRTRMAAAQAARDRRFVEAVPYLRYRAERDDVPAVKDEAIKALGTIANPEALDILSSLFSERKNADRVRLLSAEMLIQNKADAYTAKLIEELDEAKRKNQTPLYNGFLRVLGMAKTPVLEDLAKRFFFSGGVVEKAYAMDMVANNDFRSLADTVREYLDEKNGSLSRKAHATLEKMGLSG
- the tgt gene encoding tRNA guanosine(34) transglycosylase Tgt, which codes for MEPFFTIHHSDTSCSARTGILALPHGPVSTPVFMPVGTNGTVKAITVDDLSAIGFEIILSNTYHLYLRPGLEVISAAKGLHPFMNWQRNILTDSGGFQVFSLAPFRKIRDQGVEFRSHLDGSTHLLSPEGVVEIQTLLGSDIQMQLDVCTKWGVSYKEAENALGITADWLKRAKQTWVEKADNGYEGKLFAIVQGNFFKELRERSAALAAEADTPGIAIGGLSVGEEGDVFQEYLAYTAALLPREKPRYVMGIGTPQYILEAIEQGIDMFDCVLPTRTGRTGRVFTRRGDISIKRADREFDFSPLDPQCTCKVCREYSRAYMRHLFKTQEILCSMLASYHNLYFLHSLVTDARRAIEENRFLQFKEDFLKQYTELPGMGE
- a CDS encoding TetR/AcrR family transcriptional regulator: MDIERNNETKQMLISTALKLFKISGYEKVTINQICTEVGIAKNTFYYYFNSKEDLLEASVGAVQNMTVTNLTEILLSGDAYFEQFWQIQKPIYDFVTESGIGISQQFLILRPEKRQELLHVLDEFYAVMGTVLQKAQETGEIRNSSSPQELIAVTRLLFVGIISLWTSFKGGFEFTDAMRAALEASLDLRTDMRKTSQESIIKLPF
- a CDS encoding tyrosine-protein phosphatase: MKMTKLAHFFVPLTAVLTLFAACYQEVEVDDYSPGSLARIAGAYNFRDVGGYTTFNNTLFAGQILQAYQESGEALGAFQAAIQVEAPKLATVDALTAAGAIQTAWTALKNALPSYEQTLGALNLVTDLVDNPSNPDNVSNIALKLGTIAGQEWGKVQAAFPEPEYGLSAITATDRAAISAALGKVAANMNPKRIKRGVLYRSGDLSRLTDRDIKYIGGLGIQAVIDFRGITPQSGNRAAERSGEDLDRVIPGALMGQDLDPYPITDYPKVGAAISTGLEGKFGNRFAIEEGVIGSMAEYLGPDKASVNTAQVMIDGYRNFMEKEAKLTSDISAFGGSKPYEASGRQQMHNFFMYLIYKDGAPNDSDPANFRNAPVPVIAHCSAGKDRTGIATALFYSALGIPRETIISDYMLSAQYVAEKYTPVVNVLGAQLEPLVSVRREYIDSMFKYIDDTFPANRWETASDETSALKEQIATMAANPPFNGYGLGASIAAAGYLYGTKSAEAGKNIFPNAAYDKSAAVIKFLTEPLAKTTFYTYSYTGNVITGTPVTHNGGLGLTPQEIYQLRKLYLE